In Clostridium sp. SY8519, one genomic interval encodes:
- a CDS encoding alkaline phosphatase family protein: MMNQTNNSPNRRSPRAFFKENISFRLAPRKWIRLLALAVTVFMLLFVLRYRNLYLQEGNAYGAAVLAFSLLAAPLAGFFIGVRVTTSDKMTLPYYTVIFFLMPIASMQMVETFNGKFIYNFSVPTFLLNYAVYLFFYLLVYLFSGRYHLSGLVVNIALYVLAMLNYWVDLFRGTPFLPTDISTFGTGMEVADGYTYELTWQLITASILMFLIYLLNKEMKNVRPFFRASRVLARVLSAIYVLVVLFILFCTSFLANRGYKPDFWDQSRGYHNTGTLFNFCLNLKYLHISKPEGYDVTKLSDLIDREVSKYETDGDSSTSVSLLTGKDTYKAGTATPNVICIMNESLADLGTLGDLKTNKDYMPFIHSLTRNTIKGTLQVPVFGAGTSNTEYEFLSGDSISYLPAGSNVYQSYIKEDDHMPTLVSNMKQLGYSATAFHPYYASGWNRINVYKNFGFPRYVSIEDFVDADILNTYKKNNDSYEYEQLLKERYPNRNMLLRRFVSDSYDFRMVESMYRKRDTSKPFFLFNVTMQNHGGYAMDYDNFKKGISIRRPAGNYEKATRYLSLIKYSDSAFKQLVQYFQKVKEPTIICMFGDHQPAVEDSFYESLYGTDLDSLSTEQTQQRYTTPFVIWANYDIPEETLDKISANYLSTLVSQLAGLPQTPYQKFLAAMYQELPVLDSVGYMDRSGRYYSYNDKTNYSGLIADYRCLEYNHLIDRKNRQTSLFTLTDSTAGTSGN; encoded by the coding sequence ATGATGAATCAGACCAACAACTCCCCCAACCGCCGCTCCCCACGCGCTTTTTTCAAGGAAAACATCTCCTTCCGGCTGGCCCCCCGCAAATGGATCCGCCTGCTGGCGCTGGCAGTTACTGTATTTATGCTGCTTTTCGTGCTTCGGTACCGGAATCTCTATTTGCAGGAGGGAAACGCCTACGGAGCCGCAGTGCTGGCTTTTTCCCTGCTGGCCGCGCCTCTGGCCGGCTTTTTCATCGGCGTGCGTGTCACAACCAGTGACAAAATGACCTTACCTTATTATACTGTCATTTTCTTCCTGATGCCCATCGCCTCCATGCAGATGGTGGAGACCTTCAACGGGAAATTTATCTACAATTTCTCCGTACCCACCTTTCTGCTGAACTATGCGGTCTATCTGTTCTTTTATCTGCTGGTCTATCTGTTTTCCGGCAGATATCACTTAAGCGGTCTGGTGGTGAATATTGCCCTGTATGTACTGGCCATGCTGAACTACTGGGTTGATCTGTTCCGGGGCACCCCCTTTCTTCCCACGGACATCTCCACCTTCGGCACCGGCATGGAAGTGGCGGACGGCTATACCTACGAACTGACCTGGCAGCTGATCACCGCCTCCATTCTCATGTTTCTGATCTATCTGCTGAATAAGGAAATGAAAAATGTCCGTCCCTTTTTCCGGGCTTCCCGGGTCCTGGCCCGGGTTCTTTCCGCCATTTATGTCCTTGTGGTCCTTTTCATCCTGTTCTGCACCAGTTTTCTGGCCAATCGGGGCTACAAGCCGGATTTCTGGGATCAGAGCCGCGGCTACCACAACACCGGCACCCTGTTTAATTTCTGCCTGAATTTAAAATACCTGCATATCAGCAAGCCGGAAGGATATGATGTCACCAAGCTTTCCGACCTCATCGACCGGGAAGTCTCCAAATACGAAACCGACGGCGATTCCTCCACCTCCGTCAGTCTGCTGACGGGAAAGGATACTTATAAAGCCGGAACGGCCACGCCCAATGTGATCTGCATCATGAACGAATCCCTGGCAGACCTGGGCACCCTGGGGGATCTGAAAACCAACAAAGACTACATGCCGTTTATCCACAGCCTGACCAGGAATACCATCAAAGGCACCCTGCAGGTTCCCGTCTTCGGCGCCGGCACCAGCAATACGGAATATGAATTCCTGAGCGGAGATTCCATCTCCTATCTGCCGGCCGGAAGCAATGTATACCAGTCTTATATAAAAGAAGACGACCACATGCCCACCCTGGTATCAAATATGAAACAGCTGGGATACTCCGCCACGGCCTTCCACCCCTACTACGCTTCCGGCTGGAACCGGATTAATGTATACAAGAATTTCGGATTCCCCCGCTATGTCAGCATCGAAGATTTCGTAGACGCGGATATTCTGAATACCTATAAGAAAAATAACGATTCCTACGAATACGAACAGCTGTTAAAGGAACGCTATCCAAACCGGAACATGCTGCTGCGCCGCTTTGTCAGCGATTCCTATGATTTCCGGATGGTGGAGAGCATGTACCGCAAGCGGGACACTTCCAAACCCTTTTTCCTGTTCAACGTAACCATGCAGAATCACGGCGGATACGCGATGGATTACGACAATTTCAAGAAAGGCATCTCTATCCGCAGGCCTGCCGGAAATTATGAAAAAGCCACCCGCTATCTGTCACTGATCAAATATTCAGACAGTGCCTTCAAGCAGCTGGTGCAGTACTTCCAGAAAGTGAAAGAACCCACCATCATCTGCATGTTCGGTGATCATCAGCCCGCGGTGGAAGACAGTTTCTATGAATCGCTGTACGGTACGGATCTGGATTCCTTAAGCACGGAACAGACCCAGCAGCGCTACACCACGCCCTTTGTCATCTGGGCCAATTATGACATTCCGGAGGAAACCCTGGACAAAATCAGCGCCAACTATCTTTCCACGCTGGTTTCCCAACTGGCCGGTCTGCCCCAGACCCCTTATCAGAAATTCCTGGCGGCCATGTATCAGGAGCTTCCGGTCCTGGATTCCGTAGGCTATATGGACCGCAGCGGCCGGTATTACAGCTACAACGACAAAACGAATTACTCCGGCCTTATTGCCGATTACCGCTGTCTGGAATACAACCACCTGATCGACCGCAAGAACCGGCAGACTTCCCTGTTTACGCTGACGGACAGCACCGCGGGCACTTCCGGAAACTGA
- the rsmI gene encoding 16S rRNA (cytidine(1402)-2'-O)-methyltransferase, protein MAENKNKGKLYLCATPIGNLEDITLRVLRTLKEVDLIAAEDTRNSIHLLNHFDIHTPMTSYHEYNRIEKAYDLARRMENGQNVALITDAGTPGISDPGEDLVRICMERGIEVTSLPGAAACVTALSESGLPTRRFAFEAFLPSDKRQRARILEELKTETRTTILYEAPHHLKKTLALLRDTLGDRRLTICRELTKRYETILPMTLEAACRYYEQEEPRGEYVLVLEGRSREELDREQQASWEQMSLTEHMARYTARGIDRKEAMKQVARDRGIGKRDVYRMLLEEEKD, encoded by the coding sequence ATGGCAGAAAATAAAAATAAAGGAAAACTGTATCTTTGCGCGACGCCCATCGGCAATCTGGAGGACATTACGCTGCGCGTGCTGCGCACGCTGAAGGAAGTGGATCTGATCGCGGCGGAAGATACCCGCAATTCCATCCATCTGCTGAATCATTTTGACATTCATACGCCGATGACCAGCTATCATGAATACAACCGGATCGAAAAGGCCTATGATCTGGCCCGGCGTATGGAAAACGGGCAGAATGTGGCATTGATCACAGACGCGGGAACGCCTGGAATTTCCGATCCCGGAGAAGATCTGGTGCGGATCTGCATGGAACGGGGCATAGAAGTAACCTCCCTGCCGGGAGCCGCCGCCTGTGTGACCGCACTCTCCGAATCGGGTCTGCCGACCCGAAGATTTGCCTTTGAGGCTTTTCTGCCCTCTGACAAAAGGCAGCGGGCCAGAATCCTGGAAGAACTGAAGACAGAGACCCGGACGACGATTCTCTATGAGGCGCCTCATCATCTGAAAAAAACGCTGGCCCTGCTGCGGGATACGCTGGGAGACCGGCGTCTGACCATCTGCCGGGAACTGACGAAGCGCTATGAGACCATTCTGCCCATGACACTGGAAGCTGCCTGCCGGTACTATGAACAGGAAGAACCCCGGGGAGAATATGTCCTGGTGCTGGAGGGGCGCAGCCGGGAGGAGCTGGACCGGGAACAGCAGGCCTCCTGGGAGCAGATGTCCCTGACGGAACATATGGCCCGCTATACGGCCCGGGGGATCGACCGGAAAGAAGCCATGAAGCAGGTCGCCCGGGACCGGGGGATCGGCAAGCGGGACGTGTACCGCATGCTTCTGGAAGAAGAAAAGGATTAA